The Caballeronia sp. NK8 genome includes a window with the following:
- a CDS encoding cation acetate symporter, with protein sequence MMARTTRCGASSLLLVVVSKAAWAGDAIQATTRQPLNIQAIALFFCFVLFTLGITFWAAKRTRSTSDFYSAGGGITGFQNGLALAGDYMSASTLLGITALIYTDGVDGYIYLIAFFAGWPVLLLLMTDRLRNLGKFTFADITSYRLSQRPLRAMSAISSLVVVCFYLIAQMVGAGQLIKLLFGLDYSWALVIVGVLMMAYVTFGGMVATTWVQITKAFLLLVGGSIVAVLAFSDFHFSFETLLSRAMEIHKRGAALMMPGKLLADPVAAISLSLGLIFGTAGMPHILMRFFTVKDAKEARKSVLYASSFIAYFFNVILILGLASIVIVSRDPRFFEGGDIHGKLLGGGNMVAMHLAHAVGGDLMFGFLAAVTFATILAVVSGLALAGASAIAYDLYSHVIRRGAADEKGELRLTKFASLAIGIVAIFLGMAFQKVNVAFMVALAFGVAASANFPVLFLSMFWKNFTTKGALAGGYTGLVSAVLLVFISKSVWVDVLGHAQAIFPYSQPALFSMPLAFAVAIAVSWLDRSESALSERARFADLYVRSQTGIGASSPASH encoded by the coding sequence ATGATGGCACGGACGACGCGATGTGGGGCCAGCTCGCTTCTGTTGGTAGTGGTGTCTAAGGCTGCGTGGGCCGGCGATGCAATACAAGCGACTACCCGCCAACCGCTGAACATTCAAGCGATAGCTTTGTTCTTCTGTTTTGTTTTGTTTACGCTCGGGATCACCTTTTGGGCAGCAAAAAGAACGAGGTCGACCTCCGACTTCTACAGTGCGGGTGGCGGCATCACGGGTTTTCAGAACGGCCTTGCTCTGGCTGGTGACTACATGTCTGCTTCAACGCTCCTCGGCATCACTGCACTTATTTATACGGATGGCGTGGACGGATATATTTATCTGATAGCGTTTTTTGCTGGGTGGCCGGTGCTTCTGCTGTTAATGACTGATCGCCTGAGAAATCTTGGAAAGTTCACATTTGCTGATATTACTTCCTATCGACTTTCGCAGCGGCCCCTCCGTGCAATGTCGGCAATTAGTTCGCTCGTTGTGGTCTGCTTTTATTTGATCGCACAGATGGTCGGCGCGGGTCAATTAATCAAGCTCTTGTTCGGCCTTGACTACAGCTGGGCGCTGGTAATTGTCGGTGTATTGATGATGGCCTACGTTACTTTCGGCGGTATGGTGGCGACCACGTGGGTGCAAATTACGAAAGCGTTTCTGTTGTTGGTTGGTGGCTCGATCGTCGCTGTCCTTGCGTTCTCAGATTTTCACTTCAGTTTCGAGACGCTCCTGTCCCGTGCGATGGAGATTCACAAGCGAGGTGCGGCACTAATGATGCCTGGCAAGCTTCTGGCGGATCCCGTCGCAGCGATTTCGCTCAGTCTGGGCCTAATCTTCGGTACAGCTGGTATGCCTCACATCCTGATGCGATTCTTCACTGTCAAGGACGCGAAAGAAGCGCGAAAGTCCGTGCTTTACGCAAGTAGTTTTATCGCGTATTTCTTTAATGTCATTCTGATCTTGGGGCTGGCGTCTATCGTTATCGTCAGTAGGGACCCCCGGTTCTTCGAGGGGGGCGACATTCACGGGAAATTGCTGGGCGGGGGAAACATGGTGGCGATGCATCTGGCCCATGCGGTCGGAGGCGACTTGATGTTTGGTTTCCTCGCAGCGGTGACCTTTGCTACGATTCTTGCCGTAGTGTCGGGATTGGCCCTTGCTGGTGCCTCCGCAATTGCATACGATCTTTACTCGCATGTGATCCGGCGAGGGGCCGCGGATGAGAAAGGCGAATTGCGTCTTACAAAATTCGCGTCGCTCGCAATTGGGATCGTTGCGATTTTTCTCGGGATGGCGTTTCAGAAGGTCAATGTGGCGTTCATGGTGGCCCTTGCATTCGGTGTGGCTGCCTCAGCAAATTTTCCTGTGCTCTTTCTGTCAATGTTTTGGAAGAACTTTACGACGAAGGGCGCGCTAGCGGGGGGGTACACTGGCCTCGTATCGGCTGTCCTGTTGGTCTTCATCTCGAAGTCGGTATGGGTAGATGTCTTGGGTCACGCGCAAGCAATTTTCCCTTATTCCCAGCCCGCCCTTTTCTCCATGCCTCTCGCGTTCGCGGTCGCGATCGCCGTGTCGTGGTTGGATCGAAGCGAATCAGCGTTATCTGAGCGCGCCCGGTTTGCCGATCTATATGTGCGGAGCCAGACAGGAATCGGTGCAAGCTCGCCCGCTTCACACTGA
- a CDS encoding DUF485 domain-containing protein — MRDIHSDVENSGTAAEFARRFRDIHSDPKFTRLVTSRNRLVSFLLLVIFAGYFAFLAMVCWYPSMVAMPLYDGAGVTVGVAAELVLFIVFLAISAIYVSFANGKFDALLSSILTQGKGTR, encoded by the coding sequence GTGCGTGATATTCATTCAGACGTAGAAAACAGCGGGACTGCTGCCGAGTTCGCACGGCGGTTCCGCGACATCCATTCCGATCCGAAATTTACTAGGCTCGTTACGAGCCGAAATCGTCTCGTGTCATTTCTACTGCTCGTGATCTTCGCAGGATATTTCGCTTTTTTGGCGATGGTTTGCTGGTATCCATCGATGGTGGCAATGCCGCTATACGATGGTGCTGGCGTGACTGTTGGTGTTGCTGCCGAACTCGTTCTTTTCATCGTCTTTCTTGCAATCTCGGCGATCTACGTATCGTTCGCAAACGGAAAATTCGACGCACTTCTGAGCAGTATTCTGACACAAGGAAAAGGGACGAGATGA
- the accC gene encoding acetyl-CoA carboxylase biotin carboxylase subunit, which translates to MGIKIKRLLVANRGEIAVRIIRACRELGIETVQVFSEADRNSLAAKMADRAVCIGGPKPQDSYLQPRRILAAASALNVDAIHPGYGFLSENADFADLVEAEGFIFVGPTGASIRSMGDKAMARKLAEEAGVPTTPGSKGVVTDAAAAAEIAETIGYPILLKASAGGGGRGMRVVQDRSSIEKAFLEASREATIAFGNGAMYLEKFLTDIRHIEIQVLGDGKNVLHLGERDCSTQRRNQKLIEESPSPVLSATLRARIGEAAVRLCKHVHYRSAGTIECILDPASESFYFMEMNTRIQVEHPVTEMVSGIDLVKAQIRIASGEEIEVLQSEVRLNGHAIECRINAEDPAQDFQPKPGRVQRYSPPGGIGVRMDSHLFSGYVVPPYYDSLLGKIICWGETREEAISRMKRALHELEIDGVHTTRDFHLDLIGSKDFAEAKIHTRYIQDTYLPAKSNKG; encoded by the coding sequence ATGGGTATCAAGATTAAGCGCCTCCTCGTTGCCAACCGTGGCGAGATCGCTGTCCGCATCATTCGAGCGTGCCGCGAATTGGGTATTGAAACGGTTCAGGTTTTCTCGGAAGCAGATAGGAACTCCCTGGCCGCGAAGATGGCTGATCGCGCCGTGTGCATCGGCGGTCCGAAGCCTCAGGACAGCTATCTGCAACCGCGGCGTATCCTGGCCGCCGCCTCAGCCCTCAACGTCGATGCGATCCACCCGGGCTACGGATTCCTTTCGGAGAATGCCGACTTTGCGGACCTCGTCGAAGCGGAAGGCTTCATTTTCGTCGGGCCGACAGGCGCCTCCATTCGTTCGATGGGCGATAAGGCAATGGCACGTAAGCTCGCCGAGGAGGCTGGAGTACCAACGACGCCTGGCTCCAAGGGCGTAGTTACCGACGCCGCAGCGGCTGCGGAAATCGCCGAGACCATCGGTTACCCCATTTTACTGAAAGCATCCGCCGGCGGCGGCGGTCGGGGAATGCGGGTGGTTCAAGATCGCTCAAGCATCGAAAAGGCGTTTCTTGAGGCATCACGCGAAGCTACCATTGCGTTCGGAAACGGGGCGATGTACTTGGAGAAGTTCTTAACCGATATCCGACATATCGAAATTCAGGTGCTCGGTGATGGAAAGAATGTCCTGCATCTCGGTGAGCGGGATTGTTCGACTCAACGTCGGAACCAGAAACTCATCGAGGAAAGTCCATCTCCTGTCCTCTCCGCCACCCTGCGGGCGAGGATCGGGGAGGCAGCCGTTCGCCTCTGCAAGCACGTCCACTATCGGAGCGCCGGGACAATCGAGTGCATTTTGGATCCAGCATCAGAAAGCTTCTATTTCATGGAGATGAATACGCGGATACAGGTCGAGCATCCGGTTACCGAAATGGTTTCGGGCATCGATCTCGTGAAGGCGCAGATTCGTATCGCCTCCGGTGAGGAAATCGAAGTGCTGCAGTCGGAGGTTCGTTTGAATGGTCACGCAATCGAATGTCGTATCAATGCGGAGGATCCCGCGCAGGATTTCCAGCCCAAGCCGGGACGGGTCCAGCGCTATTCACCGCCAGGCGGAATCGGCGTTAGGATGGACAGCCATCTGTTCTCAGGATATGTAGTGCCACCTTATTACGACTCCCTCCTCGGAAAGATCATCTGTTGGGGCGAGACGCGAGAAGAAGCCATCTCGAGAATGAAGCGCGCATTGCATGAACTGGAAATCGATGGCGTTCATACGACTCGAGACTTCCACCTTGACCTGATTGGCAGCAAGGACTTTGCTGAGGCGAAAATTCATACTCGGTACATTCAGGATACCTACTTGCCAGCTAAATCGAATAAAGGTTGA
- the accB gene encoding acetyl-CoA carboxylase biotin carboxyl carrier protein encodes MSIKQLTYEDVREIIKLVEEADKFSEFRLRYDDIEISLSKNSRPADISTQIQTSISKPDSSAKPADLPESVRSDSVRNVEVPAGSKPVVQEGWPEHFVTVRAPMVGTFYCAPEPGAEPFVSVGDTIAAQDTVCIIEVMKLMNALAAESGGVVKKILVSDGETVEYGQPLIVIDPASR; translated from the coding sequence ATGAGCATCAAGCAGCTTACGTACGAAGACGTCCGAGAGATCATTAAGCTAGTCGAGGAGGCAGACAAATTCAGCGAGTTTCGCCTCCGGTATGACGACATTGAAATTTCACTGAGCAAGAACTCACGCCCAGCGGACATTTCAACTCAAATACAAACATCGATCTCGAAGCCGGATTCGTCTGCAAAGCCGGCAGACCTGCCGGAAAGCGTCCGGAGCGATTCCGTGCGGAATGTCGAGGTGCCTGCGGGATCGAAACCGGTCGTTCAGGAGGGGTGGCCTGAACATTTCGTCACAGTTCGCGCGCCGATGGTCGGCACGTTCTATTGCGCCCCGGAACCCGGCGCGGAACCGTTTGTGTCCGTCGGAGATACGATCGCCGCTCAAGACACGGTTTGCATCATCGAGGTGATGAAATTGATGAACGCACTCGCTGCCGAATCCGGAGGCGTTGTCAAAAAGATTTTGGTATCGGATGGTGAAACAGTTGAGTACGGCCAACCGCTGATTGTGATCGATCCGGCAAGCCGATAG
- a CDS encoding pyruvate carboxylase subunit B → MDRQGKKIGIVDTTLRDAHQCLWATRMRTAHMLPVAEAMDNAGFAQIDLVAPIQFDVCVRYLKEDPWERVRLMRSKVQKTPLRFLVRSKNLMTFDMLPDDILELWVERAVANGFRIVGSFDGLNDVENILATTRVARRLGVETFAALSYSLSPVHTDELYVRTARELVKSKSVDGIMLKDAAGLLTVDRIRTLVPAIKQVIGNLPLEIHSHCLTGLAPLVYLEAVKCGADLLHTSIAPMANGAAQPATQSTARNLRLMGYDVPLDDLTVDMVGEHFQRIAEAEGKPVGEVLEYDVFHYQHQMPGGMLSNFKSQLADAGLSDRYDQLLEEVARVREELGYPIMITPFAQLVGTQAVLNVVHGERYRVVPNEIKKYALGYYGKLLAPVAPDMLDRIVENGSKQIALKPTPPEPAVAALRKKYPNASDDERLLRYMFAGSQVDEMLREKGDMTREYQHDHSIVALLKNLSQRPKIGRVHISRGEFQLDISGN, encoded by the coding sequence ATGGACAGGCAGGGTAAGAAGATCGGCATCGTCGACACAACACTGCGCGATGCTCATCAGTGTCTCTGGGCGACACGGATGAGAACGGCACATATGCTTCCCGTTGCGGAAGCTATGGACAACGCAGGGTTCGCACAGATTGACCTCGTAGCACCAATTCAATTCGACGTCTGTGTTCGCTACCTCAAGGAGGATCCTTGGGAGCGTGTGCGGCTAATGCGTAGTAAGGTACAGAAAACGCCACTTCGGTTTCTCGTGCGAAGCAAGAACTTGATGACATTCGACATGCTGCCGGATGACATCCTCGAGCTCTGGGTCGAGCGCGCGGTAGCAAACGGCTTTCGTATCGTCGGCTCGTTTGATGGGCTCAACGATGTGGAAAACATCTTGGCAACGACAAGGGTCGCTAGACGACTCGGTGTGGAGACGTTTGCCGCCCTGTCTTATTCGCTTAGCCCGGTTCATACCGACGAGCTGTATGTCAGAACCGCTCGGGAGTTGGTAAAAAGCAAATCAGTCGACGGAATCATGCTTAAGGACGCGGCCGGTCTTTTGACCGTAGATCGTATCCGTACGCTCGTGCCTGCAATCAAGCAGGTCATCGGCAATTTGCCGCTCGAGATCCACAGCCATTGCTTGACCGGCTTGGCTCCTCTCGTCTACCTCGAGGCCGTTAAATGTGGTGCGGATCTTCTTCATACTTCGATCGCACCGATGGCAAACGGAGCGGCTCAACCCGCGACGCAAAGCACCGCAAGGAATCTGCGCCTGATGGGATATGACGTCCCACTCGACGACCTGACGGTCGACATGGTCGGGGAACATTTCCAACGTATCGCCGAGGCAGAGGGCAAGCCTGTTGGAGAGGTGCTGGAATACGATGTGTTTCACTACCAGCACCAGATGCCGGGTGGCATGTTAAGTAACTTCAAGTCACAGTTGGCCGACGCGGGTCTTTCTGATCGATACGATCAACTGCTTGAAGAGGTGGCGAGAGTTCGCGAGGAACTCGGCTATCCAATCATGATCACGCCGTTCGCCCAATTGGTCGGCACGCAGGCTGTGCTGAATGTCGTCCATGGCGAGAGATATCGCGTTGTGCCGAATGAAATCAAGAAGTACGCGCTGGGTTACTACGGCAAGCTTCTCGCCCCTGTCGCACCCGACATGCTCGATCGCATTGTGGAGAACGGGTCTAAACAGATCGCGCTGAAGCCTACTCCGCCCGAACCGGCCGTGGCTGCGCTACGCAAAAAATATCCGAACGCGTCGGATGACGAGAGACTCTTGCGGTACATGTTCGCTGGCTCCCAGGTAGACGAAATGCTTCGCGAGAAGGGCGATATGACTCGTGAATACCAGCACGATCACTCCATCGTGGCGTTGCTCAAAAACCTCTCGCAGCGCCCCAAAATCGGCCGTGTCCATATTTCTCGCGGTGAGTTTCAACTGGATATCTCCGGCAATTGA
- a CDS encoding coniferyl aldehyde dehydrogenase, translated as MTIPAEPIHGIDAADLLGVQRSAFLKEGPPDLAQRKARLARLRAVVLRYRSEVKEAISADFGHRSYHETDIMELVGVVQSIDYLTQNLRRFMKRERRHVEIFYQSGRAWVEYQPKGVVGVMAPWNYPFSLTFIPLATALAAGNRVMLKPSELTPRTSEVIRRMLAEIFSADEVAVVLGGPEVGAAFSSLPFDHLVFTGSTQVGRKVMKAASDNLVPVTLELGGKSPAIVARGHVDERTMGSIVFGKLSNSGQTCVAPDYALVHEDDLETFVTQFNATVARCYPEGPTSKDYTSIVSDRHYERLVGLVADARRQGARLVEAGVRPESATARVRTLAPTLVIGASDASAIMQEEIFGPILPVRTYQSMNEVIDYVNARPRPLVLYYFGNEDQACETLLKRTTSGNTGINNTLLHVAQDELPFGGVGPSGMGAYHGIEGFRAMSHAKGVFVQGRWNFPTLLRAPFGKLVDLALAVVLRRAKRPPPH; from the coding sequence ATGACCATCCCCGCAGAGCCCATTCACGGCATCGACGCGGCCGATTTGCTAGGAGTTCAGCGCAGCGCCTTCCTCAAAGAGGGGCCGCCAGATCTCGCTCAGCGCAAGGCGCGGCTCGCCCGGCTGCGCGCGGTAGTCCTTAGGTATCGCAGCGAGGTGAAAGAGGCGATTAGCGCCGATTTCGGGCATCGCTCATATCACGAGACGGACATCATGGAACTGGTCGGCGTGGTCCAGTCGATCGACTACTTGACGCAAAATCTGCGCCGGTTCATGAAGCGCGAACGGCGGCACGTCGAGATCTTCTACCAGTCCGGCCGGGCGTGGGTCGAATACCAGCCGAAGGGCGTGGTCGGGGTGATGGCGCCGTGGAACTACCCGTTTTCATTGACGTTCATTCCCCTTGCGACAGCGCTCGCGGCCGGCAACCGCGTGATGCTCAAGCCATCGGAGCTGACGCCGCGCACCAGCGAGGTCATCCGGCGGATGCTCGCTGAAATCTTCTCAGCGGACGAAGTGGCCGTCGTGCTGGGCGGGCCGGAAGTCGGCGCTGCGTTCAGCAGCTTGCCGTTCGACCATCTGGTGTTTACGGGCAGCACGCAGGTCGGCCGCAAGGTCATGAAGGCGGCCAGCGACAATCTGGTGCCGGTTACGCTCGAGCTGGGTGGCAAGAGCCCGGCCATCGTTGCACGCGGCCACGTCGACGAGCGAACCATGGGCAGCATCGTCTTCGGCAAGCTCTCGAACAGCGGTCAGACCTGCGTCGCGCCTGACTATGCGCTCGTCCACGAAGACGACCTTGAGACCTTCGTCACGCAGTTCAATGCAACGGTGGCCCGATGCTATCCGGAGGGGCCCACTAGCAAAGACTACACCTCGATCGTCAGCGACAGACATTACGAGCGCCTTGTCGGCCTCGTCGCAGATGCCAGGCGCCAAGGTGCACGATTGGTCGAAGCGGGCGTCAGGCCGGAGAGTGCCACAGCGCGAGTGCGCACACTTGCACCGACGTTGGTTATCGGGGCCAGCGATGCAAGCGCCATCATGCAGGAGGAGATTTTCGGCCCGATCTTGCCGGTACGCACTTATCAAAGCATGAACGAGGTCATCGACTACGTGAACGCCCGCCCGCGTCCACTCGTTCTCTACTATTTTGGCAACGAGGACCAGGCGTGTGAGACGCTGCTCAAGCGGACGACCTCTGGCAACACCGGCATCAACAACACGCTCCTGCACGTGGCCCAGGATGAACTGCCTTTCGGCGGAGTTGGGCCAAGTGGGATGGGGGCCTATCATGGCATCGAGGGCTTTCGCGCGATGAGCCACGCCAAAGGGGTCTTTGTTCAGGGCCGGTGGAATTTTCCAACCCTGCTGCGTGCGCCGTTCGGAAAGCTTGTAGATCTTGCTTTGGCGGTGGTTCTTCGACGGGCGAAGCGACCACCCCCTCATTGA
- a CDS encoding type 1 glutamine amidotransferase domain-containing protein, whose product MTKRVLHVVSNVANYADRAEPTGLWLSELTHAWHVFAEKGYDQRLVSPKGGVSPLEPRSLKWPLADASVKEWLNDKDRQTLLATTARPDQINPAVFDAIYFTGGHAVMWDFPDDANLHRVTREIYERGGVVSSVCHGYCGLLNVKLSDGKLLVAERRITGYSWVEEVLAGVASKVPYNAEEEMMRRGALYEKALLPFVSKVVTDGRLVTGQNPQSARATAEQVAALL is encoded by the coding sequence TTGACCAAGCGCGTACTTCACGTTGTCAGCAACGTCGCCAACTATGCGGACCGGGCTGAGCCGACTGGCCTCTGGCTATCCGAGCTGACCCATGCCTGGCATGTCTTCGCTGAAAAAGGCTACGATCAACGTCTCGTGAGCCCGAAGGGCGGCGTCTCGCCCCTGGAGCCTCGCTCGCTCAAATGGCCGCTAGCCGATGCTTCGGTGAAGGAGTGGCTGAACGATAAGGATCGCCAGACGCTTCTGGCGACGACTGCGCGCCCCGACCAGATCAATCCGGCGGTGTTTGATGCGATCTATTTCACCGGCGGACACGCCGTCATGTGGGACTTTCCCGATGATGCGAACTTGCATCGGGTCACACGGGAGATCTACGAGCGCGGCGGCGTAGTCTCGTCCGTCTGCCACGGCTACTGCGGCTTGCTCAACGTGAAGCTCTCCGACGGCAAGCTTCTCGTGGCCGAGCGGCGAATCACCGGCTACTCATGGGTGGAGGAAGTGCTCGCAGGCGTCGCAAGCAAAGTCCCCTACAACGCCGAGGAGGAGATGATGCGGCGCGGCGCGCTCTACGAAAAGGCCCTGCTGCCGTTCGTCTCGAAGGTCGTCACAGATGGGCGGCTAGTGACCGGTCAGAACCCGCAGTCCGCCAGGGCAACAGCGGAGCAAGTTGCGGCATTGTTATGA
- a CDS encoding MerR family transcriptional regulator — MKIGELAARTGIAASRIRFYEGIGLLEVQRQSNGYRIYPPEAVLMLDLIGAAQQAGFSLDEIRMLLPPDLTQWKHGTLVEALRSKVRDIEAMEVRLAKSKQHLVTLLDEIEAKPEEIDCATNAKRLLSRMQSGELKRATATDDTTKRHRTSRRRSVKVR; from the coding sequence GTGAAGATCGGTGAATTGGCAGCACGCACGGGCATTGCTGCGTCGCGCATTCGCTTCTATGAGGGCATAGGGCTGTTAGAGGTTCAACGCCAGTCGAACGGCTACCGGATTTATCCGCCCGAGGCGGTGCTCATGCTCGACCTGATCGGGGCGGCGCAACAGGCCGGCTTCAGTCTCGACGAGATTCGCATGTTGCTACCGCCCGATTTGACGCAATGGAAGCACGGCACGCTGGTCGAAGCGCTGCGTAGCAAGGTGCGGGACATTGAGGCGATGGAGGTACGGCTCGCGAAAAGCAAGCAACACCTCGTTACGCTTCTGGACGAAATCGAGGCGAAGCCTGAGGAAATCGACTGCGCTACCAACGCAAAGAGGCTGTTGTCCCGGATGCAGTCGGGGGAATTGAAACGCGCGACAGCCACGGACGACACCACGAAACGTCACAGGACGAGCCGGCGCCGGTCGGTCAAAGTCCGTTAG
- a CDS encoding trans-acting enoyl reductase family protein: protein MSTPDYDVVVFGATSFVGHILARYLAEYFSGQVETLSWAIAGRSAARLNDVKRSLGGVGQSLPIIVADAANESQLRAMCAQTRVIVSTVGPYAHYGELLIKVCVESGIDYCDLTGETQWIKRMIEKYESRAQESGARIVHCCGFDSVPSDMGVWFLQRQAMQEFGAPATQVKMRVKTLKGGASGGTVASLINVVKEAAANPSLRKELANPYALCPKGHGFQTRQHNVKSAEFDSAFGSWVAPFVMAAINERVVHRSNALSGNAYGGRFTYDEAILTGTGLKGRLSALVTVAGLGAFMAAIVTGPVRSMMQRFLLPQPGEGPSPEAQLAGRYDLRFFGRTDDGQALRIKVTGDRDPGYGSTGKMLGQAAISLARDLVKDGAKVGRAGGFWTPATVFDERFIERLRRHAGLLFERI from the coding sequence ATGAGCACTCCAGACTATGACGTGGTCGTATTTGGAGCCACCAGCTTTGTAGGCCACATCTTGGCGCGATATCTTGCCGAATACTTCTCGGGCCAGGTCGAAACGCTTAGTTGGGCCATCGCGGGCCGATCCGCAGCGAGGCTCAACGATGTCAAGCGCTCGCTGGGCGGGGTGGGGCAGTCTCTGCCCATCATTGTGGCGGACGCCGCGAATGAGAGCCAGTTGCGCGCTATGTGCGCGCAGACCCGGGTGATCGTATCGACCGTCGGCCCATATGCGCATTATGGTGAACTGCTGATCAAGGTTTGCGTAGAAAGCGGCATTGACTACTGCGATCTCACTGGCGAGACCCAGTGGATCAAACGAATGATCGAAAAATATGAGTCCAGGGCTCAAGAGTCGGGGGCACGCATCGTGCATTGCTGTGGCTTCGATTCGGTGCCCTCCGACATGGGGGTCTGGTTCCTGCAGCGACAAGCAATGCAAGAATTCGGTGCACCGGCAACCCAAGTCAAGATGCGGGTCAAGACACTCAAGGGCGGGGCATCAGGCGGCACAGTCGCCAGTCTGATCAACGTCGTCAAGGAGGCGGCTGCCAACCCGTCCTTACGAAAGGAACTCGCCAATCCCTACGCGCTCTGCCCCAAAGGACATGGTTTTCAGACGCGCCAACACAATGTCAAGTCCGCGGAGTTTGATTCCGCTTTCGGGTCATGGGTCGCCCCCTTCGTGATGGCGGCCATCAACGAGCGTGTGGTGCATCGCTCCAATGCCCTCTCTGGCAACGCCTATGGCGGCCGGTTTACCTATGACGAAGCCATATTGACCGGCACAGGCCTGAAGGGTCGCCTGAGTGCGCTGGTCACCGTGGCCGGGCTGGGAGCGTTCATGGCGGCCATCGTCACCGGCCCGGTTCGCAGCATGATGCAACGCTTCCTCCTGCCGCAACCCGGCGAAGGCCCAAGCCCTGAGGCACAGTTGGCAGGCCGTTACGACTTACGGTTTTTCGGGCGCACGGATGACGGCCAGGCGTTGCGCATCAAAGTGACTGGGGATCGCGATCCGGGCTATGGCTCAACCGGCAAGATGCTGGGTCAGGCGGCCATCAGTCTTGCGAGGGACCTCGTCAAGGACGGCGCCAAGGTTGGGCGTGCGGGCGGCTTCTGGACACCGGCCACGGTATTCGACGAGCGCTTCATCGAGCGTCTGAGGCGCCATGCAGGCTTACTTTTCGAGCGGATCTGA
- a CDS encoding acetoacetate decarboxylase, translated as MDRRHTLVEFGPQQVEVPAGGYYDRFRMNPDLDEVARDPAAGNIDFFRRIPKQLVASRVGPTWAPNFYYRASSIQVLFLAPMPRLRSMLPTPLEPLRAFPGYGLLALTFFSYAVCDNDPYDEVSIAIVIRRPGAHGPHMLELLNSMRRRNFFAHVLALPVTTEIARVRGLYGYQLPKWRTAIEVNIDADVRAQIAGPGGTPDLTLSAPLPALRNVVPQSHMAMTTTINMIDGQWHQTAVQTNMLSFAQRLLPRDIQLLRSGGPLTQLLKGLGASRILRLDVVKDAQMVLNLPTPLKTFDCPGN; from the coding sequence ATGGATAGGCGACATACACTGGTCGAATTCGGGCCGCAGCAGGTCGAAGTGCCCGCAGGGGGATATTATGACCGCTTCCGAATGAACCCCGACCTTGATGAGGTCGCCCGGGACCCTGCCGCGGGGAACATCGATTTTTTCCGGCGGATTCCAAAGCAACTGGTTGCTTCGCGTGTGGGTCCGACCTGGGCCCCCAATTTCTACTATCGCGCAAGCAGTATCCAGGTGCTGTTCCTCGCACCTATGCCCCGGCTTAGGTCGATGCTACCGACGCCCCTCGAGCCACTGCGTGCGTTCCCAGGCTACGGGCTCTTAGCGCTGACTTTCTTTTCGTATGCCGTTTGCGATAACGACCCGTACGACGAAGTTTCCATCGCGATCGTGATCCGTCGTCCCGGCGCGCATGGACCCCATATGCTGGAGCTACTCAACTCCATGCGACGACGAAATTTCTTCGCGCACGTGTTGGCATTGCCCGTTACCACGGAAATCGCACGCGTACGCGGCCTGTACGGGTACCAGTTGCCCAAGTGGCGCACCGCAATCGAAGTGAACATCGACGCCGACGTACGGGCTCAAATAGCCGGCCCGGGCGGCACGCCAGACCTTACCCTGAGCGCGCCGCTTCCGGCCTTGCGCAATGTCGTGCCTCAGTCGCATATGGCAATGACGACTACGATCAACATGATTGATGGGCAATGGCATCAGACGGCGGTCCAGACCAACATGTTGTCGTTCGCTCAACGACTTCTTCCGCGGGACATACAGCTATTGCGAAGCGGCGGCCCCTTGACCCAGTTGCTGAAGGGTTTGGGTGCCTCGAGAATCCTTCGTCTGGACGTGGTCAAGGACGCGCAAATGGTGTTGAATCTGCCAACACCGTTGAAGACGTTCGATTGTCCAGGAAATTGA
- a CDS encoding MerR family transcriptional regulator, whose product MRIGELAKLSGLTASRIRFYESAGLISAVERKANGYRDYPPETVSMLEIIASAQGAGFSLDQIRHLLPNGSGNWQHDELLEALRRKVAEIEDMQKRLKENRAHLLAAIKSIENRPLDLTCSDRKKWVLERLREDGVVPAPGKSRPSTAK is encoded by the coding sequence ATGAGGATTGGAGAACTGGCAAAGCTCAGCGGGTTGACGGCCTCGCGCATCCGCTTTTACGAGAGCGCCGGATTGATCTCCGCGGTCGAGCGCAAGGCGAATGGTTATCGCGATTACCCTCCTGAGACGGTGTCGATGCTGGAAATCATCGCTAGCGCGCAGGGTGCGGGATTTTCGCTCGATCAGATCCGCCATCTGCTGCCGAACGGCTCGGGCAACTGGCAACATGATGAATTGCTCGAAGCCCTGAGGCGGAAGGTTGCAGAGATCGAGGACATGCAAAAGCGCCTCAAAGAAAATAGGGCGCATCTGCTCGCGGCGATAAAGAGCATAGAAAATCGGCCACTGGATTTGACGTGTTCTGACAGGAAGAAATGGGTGTTAGAGCGCCTGCGCGAAGACGGCGTTGTACCAGCGCCGGGCAAGTCTCGTCCTTCCACCGCAAAATGA